The genomic stretch TATCAATTCTTATCCCTCCCTTCCGTCTCTGTGTTTTACACCGATATTATCACAAAATTGGTTTTTTTCAATCAACCCGAGAGCGACCGGTAAAAGGTTCAAGGGGGAAATTGTCAACGTGCTTTTATGCTACTTGCACTGTGCTTGTATGATACAAGTCTGGTGCTTTTATCATATTCTCTCCTTCAAGAGTGAAAGGCGGAGCCCAAACTCCGCCTTAAAATCCGAATTCCTTCCGATACCATTCGTGGAGGTCGTCCGTCGTTTTTATTTTGGCCGCCAGGATTTCTCCTCCCCCGACCATCTTATAATGCTCCCGCCGGAACTCCTCAATCGTCAGCACATCAAACCGCCATTCGCCCGGCATGTATCCTGTGGACGTGAAAATGAATCCATTCTCGTCTTCCGCTGTGACCTTGCCGGGTATTTCGTGGCCTCTGATGGTATCGTCAAATCGGAGCGTCTCTCCGTGAACATGTACGTCGAGGGCCAGTCCGGCGCACGCGGTCTCGCCTGGGAGCGTATAAAAATAAACTGCACGTCTGTTTATGGTCTGGCACCTTCTTCCTCTTCAAAATAAACGTGGGGTATCGTGAAAGCACCTTGATTCGCGGTGGCCTAATTGTGCTCTGTTTGTGTCCTTTGGGCGTCTCATTCGCGGGAGCCTTTGGGTAGCCTTTTGGTGCCCTATTTGAAAGCCTGCTCGGTACTTAATTTATTATCCCACAGTTCTATCAATCAGTAAATTGGTTACTTGCCGCGCCGAAATCCACCACCTGGATGAAGCTGCTGCCCTTTGCCTGGTACCGGATGATAAGACCAGCATTGTGAAGCTCCTGCAGCATACCATCTACCTGGCCGGCGGTCACATCATCGTATCCCAGGATTGCCTTTTTAATCGTTCTGGGTTTGTCCTGTAGCCGCCCTTCTTTATCAACCCTGCAGTAAAGCCCTAAAAATAACAGCCGGGCCAGCGGCGGAAGGTAGCCGAGGCTCTCTCTGTCGAAAAACTGGGGCTTCATGCTTCGTATCTGCTCCATCTCCTTGGTAAAGGTCGGGGAAATTCTTGCTGTGTTCATGTTCTCATCCTCCTATCTTTGAAGCTGATTTGTGGTTGGGTCGTGTTTCTCTGTGATTTTGATGGTATCGGTCTCTCCAGCGAGCATTCTTGCCAGCTGGGCACCCACCCGGAGACCGTCGATATAGCCCTGGTCGTACATCGCAGTCTTGAAAATGTTGAGCTTGTCCTCTGCGGCGCTCTTTCCGATTTTCACGGTCAGCAGGTTCAGGATTTCCTCCTGCGCCAACTCCGTGTCCTCCTTGAAGTCCTCCGTGGATATGGCGTAGGTGTCGTTCTCTTCCTGCAGGAAGCAGGCTAACTGATAAATGGTCTTTTTCATCCTTCATGCCTCCTCGTTTGATTATTCACTCCGGAGCGGGCACCAGGGCGGCGATGTTCTCGCATATCGTCCTGGGACGCGCTGGGGGGTCTTGCCATGCTCACATGTGTGGTTCATCATCATGGTGGCCTTCACGCTGTCGTAGTGGCGCTCTGTGGCCCTGTGGTGCTCGCAGTCGCTGCAGTGGGGGATTGGCTTGTCCTCTGGCCGGCTTAATGCCGCAGGAAGCTCTTGAATTAATTCCTCGCCCCAGATTTCCTCCATCTCCTTGCTGTGCTTCATCATCACCGGGATTCCGGCGGCTCGTGCCGTCTGGACGATTGCCTCTATCCATTCCCGCTTCGGCTTCACCTTGCCTCTCCTGCTGCCGGTCTCGGCTCCGACGATAATCCAATCCATGAATGTGAGGTCTTCGATGTCTATCGCCTCCATGACCGGCTCTATGCTGATGAATTGGTTATGCTGCTTCCGGGGGAGGTATACTATCCGGTCGAGGTCGGCGCTCCTGGTGACGGTCGTCCCGTACCAGAAGTTTCTGGAGCGGGGGAGTTGGCCGGCGGAGCTCATCTGTTCATACCTTTCCGGATATCTCGTCAAGAAGAGGTAATTGTGCCATGGTGCTGCCTCGCATGCCTCAAATACCTCAATAATCCACTTTTCGGGTATCCATGGCGCCATCAGGTCGGACAGGCTGCAGGTGAGGATGTTTGCCGCTTTCTTTTTCTGCTTTGGTGAGGCCAGCCGGTACCTGTGAAGTGTCGGCACAAATCCGACCGGGCATGGTATCACTTTGCCGCTCTGATTTTTGAAGGGCTTCTCCAGGATGTAGAGGCCATTCTCGTCCCTCTGAAGTTGACCAGAACCTCGGTTTATTCTCACATCCCCGGAGAAGCGCTTTGCCTGTTTAGCGGCGTAGCAGTATTCGCACCCTGTCCGACACCCGGTGACCGGATTCCATGAGAAGTCGCAGTATTCTATCTCGCTC from Heliomicrobium modesticaldum Ice1 encodes the following:
- a CDS encoding DUF5131 family protein, coding for MMNKSEIEYCDFSWNPVTGCRTGCEYCYAAKQAKRFSGDVRINRGSGQLQRDENGLYILEKPFKNQSGKVIPCPVGFVPTLHRYRLASPKQKKKAANILTCSLSDLMAPWIPEKWIIEVFEACEAAPWHNYLFLTRYPERYEQMSSAGQLPRSRNFWYGTTVTRSADLDRIVYLPRKQHNQFISIEPVMEAIDIEDLTFMDWIIVGAETGSRRGKVKPKREWIEAIVQTARAAGIPVMMKHSKEMEEIWGEELIQELPAALSRPEDKPIPHCSDCEHHRATERHYDSVKATMMMNHTCEHGKTPQRVPGRYARTSPPWCPLRSE